In Eubalaena glacialis isolate mEubGla1 chromosome 3, mEubGla1.1.hap2.+ XY, whole genome shotgun sequence, the following are encoded in one genomic region:
- the LOC133088034 gene encoding low affinity immunoglobulin gamma Fc region receptor III-A-like — translation MHSMWQLLPPTALLLLVSAGTQTDLPKAVVLLDPQWDRVLKDDHVTLKCQGDYPLGDSSTQWWHNGTLISNQTSSYFITQAKVEDSGEYKCQTGLSTLSDPVKLKVYIGWLLLQAPRWVVQEGEPIQLKCHSWKNTTVEKVQFFQNGKGKKFSYQNSDFYIPEAKLEHSGSYFCRGIIGRKNESSEAMNITVQGQESPPSSSSFFPPWHQITFFLVMGLLFAVDTGLHFSVKRDLRNSKEDWRNSKVTWTQGHQGK, via the exons ATGCACAGCATGTGGCAGCTGCTACCACCAACGGCTCTGCTGCTTCTAG TTTCAGCTGGCACGCAAACTG ATCTCCCAAAGGCTGTGGTGCTCCTAGACCCTCAATGGGACCGGGTGCTCAAGGATGACCATGTGACTCTAAAGTGCCAGGGGGACTACCCTCTTGGAGACAGTTCCACACAGTGGTGGCACAATGGGACGCTCATCTCAAACCAGACCTCCAGCTACTTCATCACACAGGCCAAAGTTGAGGATAGTGGAGAGTACAAGTGTCAGACAGGCCTCTCCACACTCAGCGACCCGGTGAAGCTAAAAGTCTACATTG GCTGGCTGTTGCTCCAGGCCCCTCGGTGGGTGGTCCAGGAGGGAGAGCCTATTCAGCTGAAGTGTCACAGTTGGAAGAACACTACTGTAGAAAAGGTCCAATTTTTCCAGAATGGCAAAGGCAAGAAGTTTTCTTATCAGAATTCTGACTTCTACATTCCAGAAGCAAAACTTGAACACAGTGGCTCCTACTTCTGCAGGGGGATTATCGGGAGAAAAAACGAGTCTTCAGAGGCTATGAACATCACTGTTCAAG GTCAAGAAAGTCCACCATCCAGCTCGTCATTCTTTCCACCTTGGCACCAAATCACTTTCTTCCTGGTGATGGGACTCCTGTTTGCAGTGGACACGGGGCTGCATTTTTCTGTGAAGAGAGACCTTCGAAACTCAAAGGAGGACTGGAGGAATAGCAAAGTCACATGGACTCAGGGCCATCAGGGCAAATGA